In Cololabis saira isolate AMF1-May2022 chromosome 1, fColSai1.1, whole genome shotgun sequence, the following proteins share a genomic window:
- the LOC133447625 gene encoding heterogeneous nuclear ribonucleoprotein L-like produces the protein MMMPFKRQALVEFDGVESATRCVTCGGREAVYIAEQQAFFNFSTSQRITRPTNADDPTSKNKVLLLSIQNPLYPITTDVLYTVCNPVGNVLRIVIFKRNGIQAMVEFESVEDAQKAKLALNGADIYSGCCTLKIEYARPNRLNVVRNDNTSWDYTKPFLLHRERGKGRQRQAILGEHPSNGYGPQCPLLPLPANSRYRRGEQVQDMISYPPLLPKTFPSTSSSSLLASSSVAMVSGLHPTKMNCGRIFNLFCLYGNVEKVKFMKSVPGTALVEMGDEYAVDRAVTHLNSIKVFSKKLNVCVSKQQAVIPSQVFELADGGSSYQDFSLTRNNRFSSAHSSRNIIQPPAAVLHFYNAPPTLSQHQLLKLCSEHNVPAFTKFKVFDAKPSSKTLSGLLEFDNKTEAVEALTVLNHHQIRIPSSSNPFTLKLCFSTSSHL, from the exons ATGATGATGCCGTTCAAGCGGCAGGCCCTGGTGGAGTTCGACGGCGTGGAGAGCGCCACGCGCTGCGTGACCTGCGGGGGCCGCGAGGCCGTCTACATCGCAGAGCAGCAGGCCTTCTTCAACTTCTCCACCAGCCAGAGGATCACCCGGCCCACCAACGCAGACGACCCCACCAGCAAAAACAAGGTCCTGCTGCTGTCCATCCAGAACCCGCTGTACCCCATCACCACC gATGTGTTGTACACCGTCTGCAACCCCGTCGGTAACGTCCTCCGCATCGTCATCTTCAAACGCAACGGCATCCAGGCCATGGTGGA GTTTGAGTCAGTGGAAGACGCTCAGAAGGCCAAGCTGGCTCTGAACGGAGCCGATATTTACTCCGGCTGCTGCACACTTAAGATCGAATATGCTCGG CCCAACAGACTGAACGTCGTCCGCAATGACAACACCAGCTGGGATTACACCAAACCCTTCCTCCTGCACCGAG AGCGGGGGAAGGGAAGGCAGCGCCAAGCCATCCTGGGGGAGCACCCGTCCAACGGCTACG gcccACAGTGCCCCCTGCTGCCCCTGCCGGCCAACAGCAGGTACAGACGGGGTGAGCAGGTCCAGGACATGATCTCGtaccctcctctcctcccaaAGACCTtcccctccacctcctcctcctccctgctcGCCTCCAGCTCCGTCGCCATGGTGAGCGGCCTCCACCCCACCAAGATGAACTGCGGACGCATTTTCAACCTCTTCTGTCTCTACGGCAACGTggaaaag GTGAAGTTCATGAAGAGCGTTCCTGGCACGGCGCTGGTGGAGATGGGGGACGAGTACGCCGTGGACCGAGCCGTCACTCACCTGAACAGCATCAAGGTTTTCAGCAAGAAGCTCAACGTCTG CGTGTCCAAGCAGCAGGCGGTGATCCCCAGCCAGGTGTTTGAGCTGGCCGACGGCGGCAGCAGCTACCAGGACTTCAGCCTGACCAGAAACAACCGCTTCAGCAGCGCTCACAGCAGCAGGAACATCATCCAGCCCCCCGCCGCCGTGCTGCACTTCTACAACGCCCCCCCCACCCTCAGCCAGCACCAGCTGCTCAAG CTCTGCTCCGAACACAACGTTCCTGCTTTCACCAAGTTCAAGGTCTTCGATGCTAAAC CCAGCTCCAAGACTCTGTCCGGCCTGCTAGAGTTTGACAATAAGACTGAAGCTGTGGAGGCGTTGACCGTCCTCAACCACCACCAGATCAGAATACCCA